TTCCCAGGGCTTTTCCTGGATTTCAGGGCTAACGGAAGGGCTGACCGGAGGCTGGGTGTCAGCACCACTTAGCTGCCATTCCATCAGCTTCGTAAACGCGCCATCTGGGCGCGCGCTTAGTTCCTCGTAGCTTCCTTGTTCGGCAACCTTTCCGTCATTACCAAGCACCACGATCGAGTCGGATCGCTTGATAGTAGAGAGTCGATGTGCAATGCTGATGGTGGTGTTATTACCACGGAGGAGGGCCGCAAGAGCGCTGTTGACTAGTGTCTCCGATTCTGCATCGAGCGCAGAAGTGGCCTCGTCTAAAATCAGAATATCGGGGTCTTTAATAAGTGCACGGGCAATCGCGATCCGTTGCTTTTGCCCTCCAGAAAGCTGCGCTCCGCGGGGTCCCACTTGGGTATCAAGGCCGTCCGGCTAGGTATTCATTAATATAGTCATGGAGACAGAGATGGGGGGCAGGTTGACTTACAAAGTCGCTGATAAATTGGCAGTTTGCTttccttgctgctgcgacgATTTCAGACCTCGTTGCCTGTGGGCTTCCGTAAGAAATATTCTCGGCAATCGTTCCAGAGAAGAGAACTGGCTCCTGTGAGACAATGCCGATCTTTCTACGAAGTGACTTCGCGTTCATCTCCTTGATGTCCTTGCCGTTGATAATAACACGGCCCTCGGTGGGACTGTAGAAGCGCAGGAGTAACGAAGCAATGGTCGATTTACCTCCACCCGAAGGACCAACAATTGCGACGTTGGTACCCTGCGGGATTTCAAAATTGAGTTCCTTGAAAATTGGAACAGCGGGCCTGGTTGGGTAACTGAAAGAGACATTCTCAAAGCGAATAGGGCCACGGGCAGTCACGACTTTGGTGCCCTTGGTGGGAGATATTGTCGGCTCACGATCCTGTAGCTCAAACAGTCGACTCGCTGCCCCGACTCCCTTCATTAATTCAGAGTAGAAGCTCGACATGCCGAACATGCTAGAGCCTGCGTAAGCCGTGTACATCAAGAAGGACGTGAGCTCTCCAATACTGATAGCGCCAGACTTGACCATGCCACCTCCTACATAAAGAAGTGCCAAGATCGTTAAATTTCCCATAAGTCCAGTCTATTAAATTGTCAGCTTAGCTTCGCGCAAATTCAGAGCGTGAGGGACTTACAGAACTGAAGAAAGTTGCACTTATCAGTGACTCTTTCTTCCCGAGTTCGAAGATCTTCCGTACTTGAGTATTGTAACGATTGACCTCGAGAACTTCGCCAGCGAATGATTGACTCGTTTTCACATTTCCCAAACGTTCTTCCGCAATCTTGGTCAGGGTTCCTAGATTCCTTTGAATCTGGCGGCTGAGATTTCTGATTGCCCTTCCGTAGAAGATTGCGCCTAGTCCAATTGGAGGAAGCAATAATGCTAGGATACTGGATAGCTTGAGACTGACATAGGCCATCATACCAAAGCCAGCTGCGCCGCTAACACCTGCCCGCAGTCCGTCCGAAAGATTCTGAGTGATGCTTTTGCCGACGATTATGGTGTCAGAACTAAGTCGAGAAATCAAGTCTCCGACCCGATTTGCGTCAAAGAACTCGGCATCCTGCACGAAGGTCTGGCGGAAAAGCTTTGAACGGGTTCTCGCAACGATGCGTTCACCCACAATTCGCAAGATAATTATACGACCGTAGTTTGCAGCAGCACCGAATGCAAGAATACTTGCCAAGGCACCGTAGAACATAGTAGGGCTCAGACCGAAAAGAAATTCACCACCTTCTGATGACTTCGTGGAAGCATCGATGATCTTGCCAATTGAGAAAGGAAGTGACATGGTAATTGATGAAGAAATCagtaagaaaaaaaaggctAAGCCGAGTTTCTTTGCTTCGGGTCGCGCAATGAGTAGAAGCCTCGTTACTTCGCCGAACCCGGAGCTTtttccaccagcaccatctTTGTTTAACTTTGCGCGAAGGTTAACTTGTGCCGCTTGTGCTGCTTTCTCAGATAGCTCAAATCCGTCATCGTTATCTTTATCTTGCTTGTCCCTGTTTTCCGCGCGCGAGGTATTCGTTGGCTGCGCGGGCGGCTTGGTCTGGAGGAATCGTTGGGTCGAAGAGAATCCGCGGAATTGCTTGAGAATTGGTGATCTAAAACTGGAGTATCGTGTAGTTCTCGGAAATAAAGCATTAGTTGGCACAATATTCCGGCCAACATGAGGTATTCTGTGATTGTAGACCGATCCCGACAGCTCCGAAAATTGCCGGATGAAGACACCCTGAACACCACAACGCTGGGTATTTTGGTGTGCATCAGAGCATAGCCCCGTCAGGATGCCGCCATTTGGCGTTGTTATCGGCTTTGAATGAGCCCCTGGAGCCCAGGAAGCTCGGAACCTGAAACCGCGCATCTCGGACTTGACTGAGAAGTAGAACGGCTGGGCTGGTCAAAATGATGTGATAGTGGGCAAACCAGGTGCCATATCTCACTGATCAGCAAAAGATGTTCGTGGAGGGCTCATGGCAGTCGTGCGAATATCAATCACGGTTTCGCAATGAACAACGACGGGCGTAAGCTATGAGTTTGGTCAGATGCGAAAGTTGCTGCAACCAAGATTCCGACGGGACGAGATCGGAGGAATCGGACAGGCCCGAGTTTTGCCGCCTGCCACCGCCTATCACACGCCTGGTCCATGGAATGTGATCGAGGGCAATAGAGACTTTACCATTGATAGAGGCAGCTGTTGTCACTTTTGTCCTATTTTCGCGAGGTTTATCAAAGTGAAAGCGGACAAAAGTACTAATATATCCCCAACCATATTGCTTTgagctcttcttttcccgGACTGCGAAGTTTGGGTTCTCTTTGTTTTCATACCCCACTTCCCACCCCTCATTGTATAGTTCTCTGTTCAGGATGGTGTTGGACTACAGCAAGTGGGATGCTCTCGAGCTTTCGGACGACTCGGATATCGAGGTGCATCCAAATGTCGACAAACGTTCTTTCATCCGAGCCAAACAGGCCCAGATTCATCAGCAACGAGAGCAACGGCGTCACGACATCCAAACTCTGAAATATGAGCGTATTATCAACGATGGCCTCCTTTCGCGAATCGAGAAGCTCCTCTCATCATTTAAAGAGAAAGATGGGCCCTCATCCGATCCCGAAGAAGTCATCTTTTCAACGCTCATGGAATTAGCAAGCAATCCCGCAGATGACCAGCCGCCCTCAGCCCCAGAGGGCGTTCATACGCAGGAAAAGGAGCAACCGAAATATTCTCAGATGATGAGTGCGTTGGTGGATCAAGTCAagaaagaaattgaagaatcAAATTCCGACAATTCACTCCAAGCATATGTCAAGGGTGTGCAGGGGCATAAGGACAAGGTTCAGGGTTTACAAAAAGAACTGCTCGCAAAGCTTGCggagcttgagaaggaagagggcaGCAAAATTACAAGTGCATCTATCCATACAGGCTTCGACACTTCGCACGTAGCCAGGCCCAAGGACGCAACGCCGACGGCAGAAAAAACAAGTTCAGTTGAGTTGCTGAACCCGAATGCGACACCAGGAGCTTCAGACCAAGATGGCAATGACGACGAAGCTGTTGATGATCCGGATAATATACAAGCCAGCGAGATGGCCAAGGAGTTTGCGAAAATCGATCGGAATGACTACCGTGCTCTGCACCGATACATAACTGATCACCCGAAAATCGTTGCAGAGAAAGAGACGGACGGTTTACTGGTTGAAGCGTTTAATAGTCaaatggaaggaaaggaggATTATGCCCGACAATGTGTGCACCAAGGCCTGTTATTGCAGTATTGCCGCTCACTTGGCCCCGATGGAATCTCACTTTTCTTCAAACGGTACGTAACTCAATATTTGATTAGCTTACACTGTGATAACTGACTGTTCTTCCTGTATAGTATCACAACAAGAGAGCACCAAGCAGGCACTCTGTTCCGGAATGATGTCAATGAAACGTACAACAAGATCAAAACTCGCGCTGCTGAACTAGCAAAGGATAGTTCTGCATCTAGCGACCCCGCTGGTGTAGAGCAAATCCAACTCCATGCTGTTGACCCGAACACCAAGATCACCATAAACATTCCTAAGAGCGAAAGCAGCGAGCCCATCGAGATCGAAGCGCGAAAAATATTCGACTCTTTCTCTAAGGATCTGCAAAAGGCATTAGCATCCGAATCATTGGACGAGGTCAACAAGGTTCTCGGGAAGATGAGTGTCGAGGAGGCCGAAGACGTGGTTGAAAAACTAGGGGAAAGCGGTATGCTCAGTCTAGAGGAGGGTATTGTCGATGCTACCACGGAGGAAGGCCGGAAGAAACTCGAAGAGATTGAGGCGGAGGGCAAgcgagagaaggaggcggaggaggtcggGGAGCCCGGGGGCGATGTAACTGAATTGGATTGAAGGTACAAAAAGTTGAAGTAGGATTGAATCATATGACTGTACCATGATGTTCTGTTCTGTCTTATAATTCTCAAAATATTAGTACATAATGGAGAAGAACAAAGTAAATGTTGTATACCTCCCGGGAGAAACAACTGCCACCTTCCCGAATCACCCGCTGTTTAGCATCTATGCCCATAACCCATAAAACTCCTGCGTTTCTGAGTGAACCAATTGTTGTTCCCACAGCATGTCAAAGGTAATAAAATGGTGGCATACAAGCTAAAAAGTGAAGTGCGTTATTTACGTACATCAGGCGAAAGAAAACAGGACagaaaattaaagaattaacAGAGTAAATTCAAACCCCGCTGGCGCCAGGTGCTTTCTCATCTTTCTTGAGATTAAGCAGTATCTCTCGGAAACGTTCCTTTCCAGAACCGCTCGCACCGCCTCTGGTGCCCTTTCCAGATACATCCACGAGCTTCGCAATCCGCTCCCAGCTTGTTCCTCCGGCGGATGTGTTTTCGCGACTCGCAAGGAACTGTTCTGCTTCGGCGGCAGTTTGAGCGCGAAGCTTGTCCGTCTTGTTGTTGTAAGAGACGTAGAAATCATCGATATCCTCCCTGGCCTTCGTAACGGTTGCCTCTTTTTTCTCGTTAGAGATCTCCGCTCGACGCGCAATATCCGCATCCCGCTTCTCACGCCATTCCCTAAGCGCAAACAGACGGTTAGCACTCGGTCAACAGATTGAATGTTTGAATGGATAGAGATGTGGTAGGCTGGTAATCAAAGATACCGTTGGACATACCTGACAGGttctgcctcttcctcaggGGCCTGATAGCTCGAATAGCCAGTGGGTGGGAAAGGAGCTCCAGTGCCAGTGATGGTACCGCCAGGAGCAACTTGCTGTAGAACACCAAACACATTAGTTTATTGGCATTTTCGAAGACCACACAGCAGATCCATTTGCATACCTCATTCTGTGTGTCTATAGCTGGGAATGAAGATTCAAATCCCGAAATCTCAGGTCCAGCGTCGGCCTGTACCTCGTCTGAGCCGCCCAATAGCTCATCTTTGTTGACATCTGGAGAAGTTGCATATTGGGCAGTGGCAAATTGGTCCGCATCGTCTCCGAGGAGTGCCCGCTCACGAGCTAGGAAGTCGTTCTCGTCTGTGCCGTTGGTTTCGATAGCTTCGGTCTGCCCTAGACGTTATTGTTAGCTTTGGGGACACTCCAGGTAAGTAATGCGGGCAACTAACCCGCGGAGAAGTCCTCCAATGAGGGGAAACGATCAGCCATAGTGGTAGTCTATAAGTATAATCACCGAGCCTGTTTCCCTGTACAGTAGACGTATGTGATAAACAGATCAGGAGGCGAGAATTGATGAGAAAGTGATGTTCCAGGTGGCTTCTTGAGAGAGTGTTAGGGAGACAATGGCTGAGGTCCCCGGATTCTGCCGTAAGAGCGGTGAACGAGCTCGGACCTACAGGTGCAACAGAGAGCTTGAAATGTTGCTTCCTTTGCTTAGCTCTTTGAAACGTGAGAAGTGAATGAACTGATAACGCACTTTATATCTTCACTAGAGACATATCTAGGTGATCTGTATAACCACTTCCCTTCACTTCTCAGTGTCGAGGGTTGAGTGTTGAATGAGTGATTGAATTGATCCCCGGGGGTCGGAAGTGGATAGCATTCAGCGCAAACGGCAAAGCAATCAACACTGCTCCTCACCTGTCCCTTCATTGCTTTTCTGTCAAACCAGATCAATATTTTACTTGTTCCTGAAAGTTTAAGCGACCATGGCGTATACCGATGATTCAGTTAAGGCCAAGCTGTCTGCTCTGAATGAGACACAGGAGGGCATTGTGACCGTCGCGCAATGGGTTATGTTTCACAGGTACAATCATTCGATTTATGTCTCTTGATGCTTCACTTACTAACAGAGCAACAAGTAGACGGCATGCCGAGCGGACTGCACAACTCTGGCTCCAGAAACTCCGCGATTCTCCAGCCGCGAAACGCCTCAACCTTATATACCTCGCAAACGGTACGTTCCTCACCGGAAGCCTCTGGTAGTTCGAGACTGATAAGGGAGCAGAGGTTGCACAGCAGTCAAGAGCGCGCCGTAAAGAAGACTTTCTCATCGCTTTCTCGCCTGTTAGTGCGCGCCATACAGAAACAGAGAAGAGTTACAGCTAATATGAACTAGATCATTGCCGAAGCCGTGGCAACTGCCTACAAAGGTTCCTCAAATGATATCCAGCAGAAGATCAGGCGCGTGATTGAGGTCTGGAGACAACGCTCTATTTTTGAACTTCCAATTCAGGAGGCAGTCGAAGCCCGTGTGGATGGTAAGATCACCCGAGTTCGATTTGTAGGCCGGCTGCTCACATAATTAGAAATCGACAAGTCGCGTTCCACTGGCAAGAAGCCATTGCTCGGTGGCTCACTATTTTCGAGTCCATCCGGTTCAACACCGTCGGAGTTACAGCCATTGGTTCCGCTCCAGGTATCACTTTCAAAGGCGGCCGTTGCTTCTGGGACGTCTGGCACGGCCGCCAATTCGGAATACGATAAGATGAGTGATCCCAATGTTCCATTACCGACTCCTCCTGTGCACGCGGCCCGTCTTAGTCAACTTCTGAAAACGCTTGCAAATGCGGAAAGCTCCGTATCAGAGGTCATCAAGTCACGCGCTGCCCTTATTGATGGGTTGGAAAAACTTCTTGAAACCAACCGTACGGCTCtgtcgaaggaggaagcTCTGGCAGTGCAGTtgcaagaaagaaaagccgAAACTGAAGCGAAGAAACgagatgtcgaggatgcaATTATGAGAGGCCTTTCCGCCGAGAATACTCCAGCGGCCGAACTGGGAGCTACTGGGGAAACTGGAGACGCCGTTTCTCGGCCAGAAGTAGAAGCTCTCACGCCGCCTCCTGTTGAGGCTATTACACCAGTTGGCTCGCCGAAGCGAGAACTGCCGTCCAACGAGGAAAACGGAGGTCACTCGATTGCAGGTTTCTCATTGGGATTCGACAACACTATCGATGCTTCCATTCCTGGACTCAGCGGCCTAGGCCAACCTTCCACAACAGGGTATGGAGAGGTCGCGCAAGACAGTATGAACGGATTCCAGGCCAAAAAGAGGAAAGTCGCAcatgaagaggaggactaTGCAAAGTTCGCAGGTGGTGATCTCGATGCGGATGTTGCAGAGCTATTGAACCAGGAAAGCCAGGCCCAGGGATGAGTTATGCTATGGGCGTGCATTTGTCAAAGCGAATCTAAGCTGCGaccatttcttcttcccacaTGTTATTCTCAATGTTGGCGGTCGCCTTATATCGGATCCTTGTAACAATTATTTTTGTCTTTCTCCCTTTTACTTTACATCGAAGTTTTTGTCTGGCACTTGGCATCATATTTCTTAATTTGTAAGGAGTGCACGGGTATTTGGTGCGTCTATGCAATTCAGCTTAAAAACAACCATTCGCTACTATGGCCGATGGTCATCATCAAATAAGGATAATATTCTCAAAACTACATTATGGTATCTCTAGAAAACACAAATAACTATCGATATATATCGGGATCTGCCCATTTGTTTCTTGCCACATGAGTCAACGACGAAGCGCGCGAACGCCTATAAGTTATTTCAAATGCTCGCGGTTGACTGTCTGGCTCAGAAgggggtgaagaaggaggcgTAGGTTCCGAAGACCCATGTTTCTTTGGCTTGACAAGGAGAACGATAATCATTCCCACCACTAGGAGAAAGAGTAGTAGCATGATTTTACGTTTTGTGGTTCGTCGTTGGTAGCCAGTCGCCTATACGGATCAAATTAGCAAGGTTCTTTGCATTTCTGTCTTTAGAAGGTTGCTTTTGGGACCAACATACCACATTGAGCTCCTTCTGCGCTGATTTGACATCGGTATTCATTCTCTCTACGTTGTAGTCAATGCGATCCAGCATAGTGCCTTGGTCGATGACCATCGTCTGTAGCTCACGGAATATATCGGACAACTCGATAATTCCCTTTGCAATGTCGTTGATCTCTCGTTCTCGTTGTAGAATTGCGGCATCGTTCTGGCCAGTCATGCGCTGAGTAGTCTGCAGCAGGGTTGTTTGGGAGAAGGATTTATCGGCATCGGACTCCATTAACGACGGGTCTGTATATGGGTTTTGCACGGGGGTAGCGGAGCGGTCGAATTGCGACGCTGTATCTTCGAGTCCTCGTAATTCTATCGACATATCTGTGAGCTGAATGCTTGGGGAAGATGGCCTAGGTGCCTTACTTCTTAAATAAGTGCTTTGTTTCTTCCTGAACTGAGCGCTAGCCTCTTGTACCCTCGACGCTAATGATATTTGAATGTTCTTCGCCATGGTCTCGTCTCCGCTACTCACACCATCTTGTTGCTTAGCCTCTTGCACCATCGTTTCGATTCGCTTGACATGCTTCTGGCATTCATGGAAGCCGCGAGTGATTTCTTGTGTATATCGCTCGATAACACGCTCGTCTTGTTTCCGcacgtcttcatcgccaaaCCCCGGTAATAGGTGCTTATGGTGTAGCTTATCTAGCTGTGCCGATTTCTGGGCGATGTCCGCAAGCAAGTCCGTAACATCCTCCTGCACGTCGACCCAACGCGGCGGGAGAACATCCATCTCAATGATggcatcgccatcatcgtctaTCCCTGTGGATTCGGATATAAGTCGCCGACTTTCCTCGGACTGTGATGCGACGTCGGAGAACCCATTGGTGGCTCCAAGGtatctcggcttcttcgcgggGTGATGTGTGAATGACTGGCGGTAGGATATGTAACTGCGAGAGAGGTGGCATCAGTATAAGTGTACCAGGAGCGCA
Above is a window of Aspergillus puulaauensis MK2 DNA, chromosome 2, nearly complete sequence DNA encoding:
- a CDS encoding CTD-interacting domain-containing protein (COG:A;~EggNog:ENOG410PF96;~InterPro:IPR006569,IPR008942;~PFAM:PF04818), with translation MAYTDDSVKAKLSALNETQEGIVTVAQWVMFHRRHAERTAQLWLQKLRDSPAAKRLNLIYLANEVAQQSRARRKEDFLIAFSPIIAEAVATAYKGSSNDIQQKIRRVIEVWRQRSIFELPIQEAVEARVDEIDKSRSTGKKPLLGGSLFSSPSGSTPSELQPLVPLQVSLSKAAVASGTSGTAANSEYDKMSDPNVPLPTPPVHAARLSQLLKTLANAESSVSEVIKSRAALIDGLEKLLETNRTALSKEEALAVQLQERKAETEAKKRDVEDAIMRGLSAENTPAAELGATGETGDAVSRPEVEALTPPPVEAITPVGSPKRELPSNEENGGHSIAGFSLGFDNTIDASIPGLSGLGQPSTTGYGEVAQDSMNGFQAKKRKVAHEEEDYAKFAGGDLDADVAELLNQESQAQG
- a CDS encoding t-SNARE syntaxin TLG2 (COG:U;~EggNog:ENOG410PGG1;~InterPro:IPR000727,IPR006011,IPR010989,IPR006012, IPR028673;~PFAM:PF00804,PF05739;~TransMembrane:1 (i313-330o);~go_component: GO:0016020 - membrane [Evidence IEA];~go_component: GO:0031201 - SNARE complex [Evidence IEA];~go_function: GO:0005484 - SNAP receptor activity [Evidence IEA];~go_process: GO:0006886 - intracellular protein transport [Evidence IEA];~go_process: GO:0016192 - vesicle-mediated transport [Evidence IEA]) produces the protein MWRDRTNLYISYRQSFTHHPAKKPRYLGATNGFSDVASQSEESRRLISESTGIDDDGDAIIEMDVLPPRWVDVQEDVTDLLADIAQKSAQLDKLHHKHLLPGFGDEDVRKQDERVIERYTQEITRGFHECQKHVKRIETMVQEAKQQDGVSSGDETMAKNIQISLASRVQEASAQFRKKQSTYLRKLRGLEDTASQFDRSATPVQNPYTDPSLMESDADKSFSQTTLLQTTQRMTGQNDAAILQREREINDIAKGIIELSDIFRELQTMVIDQGTMLDRIDYNVERMNTDVKSAQKELNVATGYQRRTTKRKIMLLLFLLVVGMIIVLLVKPKKHGSSEPTPPSSPPSEPDSQPRAFEITYRRSRASSLTHVARNKWADPDIYR
- a CDS encoding clathrin light chain CLC1 (BUSCO:EOG09264XOC;~COG:U;~EggNog:ENOG410PN4N;~InterPro:IPR000996;~PFAM:PF01086;~go_component: GO:0030130 - clathrin coat of trans-Golgi network vesicle [Evidence IEA];~go_component: GO:0030132 - clathrin coat of coated pit [Evidence IEA];~go_function: GO:0005198 - structural molecule activity [Evidence IEA];~go_process: GO:0006886 - intracellular protein transport [Evidence IEA];~go_process: GO:0016192 - vesicle-mediated transport [Evidence IEA]), encoding MADRFPSLEDFSAGQTEAIETNGTDENDFLARERALLGDDADQFATAQYATSPDVNKDELLGGSDEVQADAGPEISGFESSFPAIDTQNEQVAPGGTITGTGAPFPPTGYSSYQAPEEEAEPVREWREKRDADIARRAEISNEKKEATVTKAREDIDDFYVSYNNKTDKLRAQTAAEAEQFLASRENTSAGGTSWERIAKLVDVSGKGTRGGASGSGKERFREILLNLKKDEKAPGASGV
- the mdr2 gene encoding ATP-binding cassette permease mdr2 (COG:Q;~EggNog:ENOG410PG0Y;~InterPro:IPR017871,IPR027417,IPR003593,IPR039421, IPR011527,IPR003439,IPR036640;~PFAM:PF00005,PF00664;~TransMembrane:6 (i179-204o224-251i304-322o328-347i403-425o445-466i);~go_component: GO:0016021 - integral component of membrane [Evidence IEA];~go_function: GO:0005524 - ATP binding [Evidence IEA];~go_function: GO:0016887 - ATPase activity [Evidence IEA];~go_function: GO:0042626 - ATPase-coupled transmembrane transporter activity [Evidence IEA];~go_process: GO:0055085 - transmembrane transport [Evidence IEA]), which gives rise to MRGFRFRASWAPGAHSKPITTPNGGILTGLCSDAHQNTQRCGVQGVFIRQFSELSGSVYNHRIPHVGRNIVPTNALFPRTTRYSSFRSPILKQFRGFSSTQRFLQTKPPAQPTNTSRAENRDKQDKDNDDGFELSEKAAQAAQVNLRAKLNKDGAGGKSSGFGEVTRLLLIARPEAKKLGLAFFFLLISSSITMSLPFSIGKIIDASTKSSEGGEFLFGLSPTMFYGALASILAFGAAANYGRIIILRIVGERIVARTRSKLFRQTFVQDAEFFDANRVGDLISRLSSDTIIVGKSITQNLSDGLRAGVSGAAGFGMMAYVSLKLSSILALLLPPIGLGAIFYGRAIRNLSRQIQRNLGTLTKIAEERLGNVKTSQSFAGEVLEVNRYNTQVRKIFELGKKESLISATFFSSTGLMGNLTILALLYVGGGMVKSGAISIGELTSFLMYTAYAGSSMFGMSSFYSELMKGVGAASRLFELQDREPTISPTKGTKVVTARGPIRFENVSFSYPTRPAVPIFKELNFEIPQGTNVAIVGPSGGGKSTIASLLLRFYSPTEGRVIINGKDIKEMNAKSLRRKIGIVSQEPVLFSGTIAENISYGSPQATRSEIVAAARKANCQFISDFPDGLDTQVGPRGAQLSGGQKQRIAIARALIKDPDILILDEATSALDAESETLVNSALAALLRGNNTTISIAHRLSTIKRSDSIVVLGNDGKVAEQGSYEELSARPDGAFTKLMEWQLSGADTQPPVSPSVSPEIQEKPWEVQAEEHGEAEAEANHKTEHQR
- the CDC37 gene encoding Hsp90 co-chaperone CDC37 (BUSCO:EOG09262SMG;~COG:D;~EggNog:ENOG410PJFB;~InterPro:IPR004918,IPR013874,IPR013873,IPR013855, IPR038189;~PFAM:PF08564,PF03234,PF08565;~go_function: GO:0019901 - protein kinase binding [Evidence IEA]), which encodes MVLDYSKWDALELSDDSDIEVHPNVDKRSFIRAKQAQIHQQREQRRHDIQTLKYERIINDGLLSRIEKLLSSFKEKDGPSSDPEEVIFSTLMELASNPADDQPPSAPEGVHTQEKEQPKYSQMMSALVDQVKKEIEESNSDNSLQAYVKGVQGHKDKVQGLQKELLAKLAELEKEEGSKITSASIHTGFDTSHVARPKDATPTAEKTSSVELLNPNATPGASDQDGNDDEAVDDPDNIQASEMAKEFAKIDRNDYRALHRYITDHPKIVAEKETDGLLVEAFNSQMEGKEDYARQCVHQGLLLQYCRSLGPDGISLFFKRITTREHQAGTLFRNDVNETYNKIKTRAAELAKDSSASSDPAGVEQIQLHAVDPNTKITINIPKSESSEPIEIEARKIFDSFSKDLQKALASESLDEVNKVLGKMSVEEAEDVVEKLGESGMLSLEEGIVDATTEEGRKKLEEIEAEGKREKEAEEVGEPGGDVTELD